The following are from one region of the Acidobacteriota bacterium genome:
- a CDS encoding S41 family peptidase translates to MAGSSRRSLFLVVFILAVFGLLGMVFAQRVSPPATTPSSDSDVRESYKQFTQVYEAVEENYAEPVSADKAIYNGAIPGMLHSLDPHSNFFDPKSYSLLREEQRGKYYGVGMTVGPRNNKVIVIAPFAGTPAYRAGIHPGDIIAAVDGKATDNMTTSDVADLLKGPKGTTVRITMLREGADHPLEFAVVRDEIPRYSVDLHFMIKPGIGYMHVSGFQETTEREVAAALEEMGDVKGLILDLRQNPGGLLSEGVGVADKFLKKGQLIVSHHGRSSPEKRYTAAHGNGGKDYPLVVLVNRGTASAAEIVAGAIQDHDRGLIVGETTFGKGLVQTVYPLAENTGLALTTARYYTPSGRLIQRDYSNLSLYDYYYARDKEENNANHEVKLTDSGRTVYGGGGILPDVKLPAVKSNKFQDTLLQHYAFFNFAKHYVTSHKVTQGFEVDDAVLQDFRKFLDEEKIAFTEGELIESHDWLRSNIKSELFVDSFGQEEGLKVRAETDPEVIKALDLLPQARALADNAKKIIAERNMPSPVSR, encoded by the coding sequence ATGGCTGGTAGTTCGCGTCGTTCACTGTTCCTCGTCGTATTCATCCTCGCTGTATTCGGCCTGCTTGGCATGGTATTTGCGCAACGGGTTAGCCCGCCCGCAACCACTCCCAGCAGTGATTCGGACGTCCGCGAGAGCTACAAGCAGTTCACCCAAGTGTATGAAGCGGTGGAGGAAAACTACGCCGAACCGGTGAGCGCGGACAAAGCCATTTATAACGGCGCGATCCCGGGGATGCTGCATTCGCTCGATCCGCATTCGAACTTTTTTGATCCGAAATCCTATTCCCTGCTCCGCGAAGAACAGCGCGGCAAGTATTACGGCGTAGGGATGACGGTCGGCCCCCGTAACAACAAGGTCATTGTGATCGCCCCGTTTGCCGGCACCCCGGCCTACCGCGCGGGCATTCATCCGGGCGACATCATCGCTGCCGTCGATGGCAAGGCCACCGACAACATGACCACCTCCGACGTCGCTGACCTGCTCAAAGGACCGAAAGGGACGACCGTTCGGATCACCATGCTCCGCGAAGGCGCGGACCATCCACTCGAATTCGCAGTCGTCCGCGATGAAATTCCGCGTTACAGCGTCGACTTGCATTTCATGATCAAGCCCGGCATCGGATACATGCACGTTTCCGGGTTTCAGGAAACCACGGAACGGGAAGTGGCCGCAGCACTGGAAGAAATGGGAGACGTCAAAGGCCTGATCCTCGATCTCCGTCAAAATCCCGGCGGCCTCTTGAGCGAGGGCGTGGGCGTGGCTGACAAGTTCCTGAAGAAGGGACAACTGATCGTCTCGCACCACGGCCGATCGTCACCCGAGAAGCGATACACGGCAGCCCATGGCAACGGCGGCAAAGACTATCCGCTGGTGGTGCTGGTCAATCGCGGCACGGCATCGGCTGCGGAGATCGTGGCCGGCGCGATTCAGGATCACGATCGCGGACTCATTGTGGGAGAAACGACCTTCGGCAAGGGTTTGGTGCAGACGGTGTATCCGCTCGCGGAAAATACTGGACTGGCACTGACTACCGCCCGCTACTACACCCCGAGCGGACGCCTGATCCAGCGCGACTACTCCAATCTCTCGCTTTACGACTATTACTACGCGCGTGACAAAGAAGAAAATAACGCAAACCACGAAGTGAAGCTCACCGACAGCGGCCGTACGGTCTACGGTGGCGGCGGGATCTTGCCGGATGTAAAGCTGCCGGCGGTCAAGTCCAACAAGTTTCAGGACACTTTGCTGCAGCACTACGCATTTTTCAATTTCGCCAAGCACTACGTGACCAGCCATAAAGTCACGCAAGGGTTTGAAGTGGACGATGCCGTATTACAGGACTTCCGCAAGTTCCTCGACGAAGAAAAAATTGCGTTCACCGAAGGCGAACTGATTGAAAGCCACGACTGGCTGCGTTCCAACATCAAGAGCGAGTTGTTCGTCGATTCCTTCGGTCAGGAAGAAGGGCTGAAAGTCAGGGCGGAAACCGATCCGGAAGTGATCAAAGCCCTGGATCTTCTTCCGCAGGCACGCGCTCTGGCGGACAATGCCAAGAAGATCATCGCTGAGCGGAACATGCCCAGCCCGGTTTCCAGATAG